Proteins encoded in a region of the Bacteroidota bacterium genome:
- a CDS encoding MarR family transcriptional regulator, which yields MKEDSDIIDILIAEWKKERPELDVESMQVVGRILKLSKILEKRTNKALKNSNIYYTDLDVLATIRRSGAPYELSPKQLMKSVLITSGAMTALLDRLTKLQLIYRAPNTQDGRIKLAGLTEKGIKIIDEAIVIRFKDAKSVVEVFNKTEHEELAILLKKLLIFLESE from the coding sequence ATGAAAGAAGACAGCGACATCATAGATATATTAATTGCTGAATGGAAAAAAGAGAGGCCAGAACTTGACGTTGAATCAATGCAAGTGGTTGGTCGTATCTTAAAACTTAGCAAAATTCTTGAAAAAAGAACGAATAAAGCTCTAAAAAACAGTAATATCTATTATACAGATTTAGATGTATTAGCTACCATAAGACGGTCGGGAGCACCTTATGAATTATCTCCAAAACAATTAATGAAATCGGTTTTAATAACTTCAGGAGCTATGACTGCCTTGTTGGATAGACTTACGAAATTACAATTAATTTATCGGGCCCCGAATACACAAGATGGACGCATTAAATTGGCCGGATTAACAGAAAAGGGAATAAAAATTATTGATGAAGCAATTGTAATAAGATTTAAAGATGCTAAGTCGGTAGTAGAAGTTTTTAATAAAACTGAGCATGAAGAACTTGCAATCTTACTAAAAAAACTATTAATATTCTTAGAATCAGAATAA